From a region of the Candidatus Berkiella aquae genome:
- a CDS encoding IS3 family transposase (programmed frameshift), with the protein MGRRVFTPDFKNNSASLVLDEGYSTKEACKAVGVGLSTMERWVSQLRQERKGITPAKGTALTAEQRRIQELEAKIRKIEREKEIFKKGYSSLNVRFSESVTVIDKLREQYPVTELCSVFGINRSSYNYQRVAKKRAPCFEREMLKAKVVDIHSKSRGSAGSRTISKRLQFENVSVGRYKIRKLMKEIGLVSKQPGAHRYKPIRQEALIAPNLLKQEFKVHKPNQVWCSDVTFIWAGKQWIYLAVVLDLYARRVVGWSLSKQADSELTKRALDMAYESRGRPAGVLFHSDQGCQYTSLSFRQRLWQYRMVQSMSRRGNCWDNSPMERFFRSLKSEWFPSTGYESIEYAKSDILRYVAQYYNWNRVHSYNNYLTPAACEQAAG; encoded by the exons ATGGGAAGACGAGTATTTACGCCTGATTTTAAGAATAATTCAGCCAGCTTGGTTTTAGATGAAGGTTATAGCACCAAAGAAGCCTGCAAAGCGGTGGGTGTGGGTTTATCAACAATGGAACGCTGGGTGAGCCAACTTCGGCAGGAGCGTAAAGGTATAACGCCTGCAAAAGGCACAGCCTTAACGGCTGAGCAACGCAGGATTCAAGAACTCGAAGCTAAAATTAGAAAAATAGAGCGAGAAAAAGAAATAT TTAAAAAAGGCTACAGCTCTCTTAATGTCAGATTCTCTGAATCAGTGACTGTAATTGATAAGTTAAGGGAGCAATACCCAGTTACAGAATTATGTTCTGTGTTTGGGATTAATCGTAGCAGCTATAATTATCAGAGAGTAGCGAAAAAGCGAGCTCCCTGCTTTGAACGAGAAATGCTAAAAGCAAAAGTTGTTGATATACATTCTAAAAGTCGAGGTTCTGCAGGCTCAAGAACAATATCAAAACGGTTACAATTCGAGAATGTTTCAGTTGGCCGCTATAAAATCAGAAAATTAATGAAAGAAATTGGTCTTGTGAGCAAGCAACCAGGAGCGCACCGGTATAAACCAATAAGACAAGAAGCTTTAATAGCGCCGAATTTACTCAAACAAGAATTTAAAGTTCACAAACCCAATCAAGTATGGTGCAGTGATGTAACATTTATATGGGCAGGTAAACAATGGATATATCTGGCTGTGGTATTAGATCTTTATGCAAGAAGAGTTGTTGGCTGGAGCTTGTCAAAGCAAGCAGATTCAGAACTCACCAAAAGAGCGTTAGATATGGCTTACGAAAGTCGTGGACGGCCAGCGGGAGTTCTCTTTCATTCAGACCAAGGCTGTCAATATACTAGTCTGAGCTTTCGGCAACGACTTTGGCAATATCGCATGGTACAAAGTATGAGTAGGCGTGGTAATTGCTGGGATAATTCTCCAATGGAACGATTTTTTAGAAGCTTAAAATCTGAATGGTTCCCATCAACTGGTTATGAAAGCATTGAATATGCTAAAAGCGACATACTCCGTTATGTTGCACAGTATTACAACTGGAATAGAGTTCATAGTTACAATAATTACCTTACACCAGCAGCTTGCGAACAAGCTGCTGGGTAA
- a CDS encoding efflux RND transporter periplasmic adaptor subunit: MKKVLLALVIIAAVLLGIFLGPYLNLWSPNAPTQVATKKPLYWIDPMEPQIHYPGPGKSRMNMDLVPVFSEPETKAEANTIKISPTLIQNLGVRTAKVEKGPLTRQIETIGSVEPNENKIHHVHTYAEGWIRNLTVKANGEKVTKGQLLVQLYSPILISAQREFLLALEGGNKELIEGARHKLQSFKITDEQIDRVQKTKKADQLIDILSPQDGFIEKLNVREGMRVTPDTELMSLVDLSSIWIIAQIYEQQAGWVSQGQEANAKLPAFPEKTWKGKVEYIYPELDPNTRTLKIRFLFDNPKNELKPNMYANITLFIDPKTDTLNIPIEALIRSSQGNHVIVALGEGRFQVRKVNTGIETNERVEILSGLGKDEQVVTSGQFLIDSEANLRTSIQRIEGEAVQIKGIGIIEKIDDEKHLITLKHEAIAEINMPAMSMDFEVSDKINLKDFKSGEHVNFVLEKKSEQEFAIIQLEQTHHGKSQ, encoded by the coding sequence ATGAAAAAAGTGCTACTGGCCTTGGTAATTATTGCTGCCGTTTTACTGGGTATATTTTTAGGTCCGTATTTAAACCTATGGTCCCCCAACGCGCCAACACAAGTGGCAACTAAAAAGCCACTGTATTGGATAGATCCCATGGAGCCTCAAATCCACTATCCAGGACCTGGCAAGTCTCGAATGAATATGGATTTAGTTCCTGTTTTTTCTGAACCTGAAACCAAGGCAGAGGCCAATACTATTAAGATTTCCCCTACTTTAATCCAAAATCTTGGTGTGCGAACAGCTAAGGTTGAAAAAGGACCTTTAACTAGGCAAATTGAAACGATAGGATCTGTCGAACCAAATGAAAATAAAATTCATCATGTTCATACCTATGCCGAAGGTTGGATAAGAAATCTCACCGTTAAAGCAAATGGGGAAAAGGTAACTAAAGGCCAGCTGCTTGTTCAATTATATTCCCCGATTCTCATCAGCGCTCAAAGAGAATTCTTGCTTGCGCTCGAGGGCGGGAATAAAGAATTGATTGAAGGTGCGCGGCATAAGCTTCAATCTTTCAAAATAACGGATGAACAAATTGATCGAGTCCAAAAAACAAAAAAAGCAGATCAATTGATCGATATCTTGTCGCCTCAAGATGGGTTTATTGAGAAGCTGAATGTGCGAGAAGGGATGCGAGTTACACCAGATACGGAATTAATGAGCTTAGTAGATTTATCGAGCATATGGATTATTGCTCAAATATATGAACAACAAGCGGGATGGGTATCACAAGGACAGGAGGCTAATGCAAAATTACCTGCATTCCCTGAAAAAACTTGGAAAGGCAAAGTCGAATATATCTACCCTGAGCTGGATCCTAATACCCGCACTTTAAAAATCAGGTTTCTCTTCGATAATCCCAAAAATGAATTGAAACCAAACATGTACGCTAATATTACTTTATTTATCGATCCAAAGACCGATACTCTCAATATTCCTATTGAAGCTTTAATTCGTAGTAGCCAGGGGAATCATGTCATCGTCGCATTAGGAGAAGGACGTTTTCAAGTTCGCAAAGTAAATACCGGTATAGAAACGAACGAACGGGTTGAAATTTTATCGGGATTAGGCAAAGACGAACAAGTTGTAACATCAGGGCAGTTTCTAATTGATTCTGAAGCCAATTTAAGAACCAGCATTCAACGAATCGAAGGTGAGGCAGTCCAAATTAAAGGGATTGGGATCATAGAAAAAATTGATGATGAAAAGCATCTAATCACACTCAAACATGAAGCAATTGCTGAGATAAATATGCCAGCCATGTCCATGGATTTTGAGGTTTCAGATAAAATCAACCTAAAAGACTTCAAGTCTGGAGAGCACGTAAATTTTGTTTTAGAAAAGAAATCCGAACAAGAATTTGCGATTATCCAGCTTGAACAAACGCATCATGGGAAAAGCCAATGA
- a CDS encoding CusA/CzcA family heavy metal efflux RND transporter: MLNSILHFSIIHRWLVLLGILGLSALGIYKFNQFPIDAVPDITNIQVQVNTAAQGYSPLEVEQRITFPVETALAGLPKLEYTRSISRYGLSQVTVVFKEKTDIYFARQLITERLQQLKNELPTGIEPTLGPISTGLGEIFMYVVEALPNAKNADGKPYTPMDLRTLQDWVIRPQLRNVKGVIEVNTIGGYEKQLHILPDLNKLLSYDLTISDVISALEKNNSNVGAGYIEKNGEQYLIRVPGQVKNIDGIENVSIDNREEITIKIKDIATVELGYPLRTGAATQNGQEIVLGTVMMLIGENSKEVSTEVAEKLKQINRNLPDGVIAKEVYNRTILVDKTIGTVTKNLVEGAILVIVILSLLLGNFRAALITAAIIPISMLMTITGMVANKVSGNLMSLGALDFGLIVDGAVIIVENCIRRLSIAQKDSGAPLSKQQRFDLVSSATAEVIKPSIFGIIIITVVYIPIFSLTGIEGKMFHPMAFTVVMALLSSLILCLTFVPASIALFMTGRVSEEENIIIKSFKKLYSPALHWSLKRPLSVILASVIIFIISVFGFLSLGREFMPNLEEGDIALHAMRIPGTSLSQSVEMQANVELAIKSIPEVKEIFGKIGTADIATDPMPPSVADTYVMLKPRNEWPDPKKSKEQLIREMEGVLKNVPGNNYEFSQPIQMRFNELISGVRSDLAVKIFGDDTDELLQLAKDVEALLKLTPGAKDVKIEQTTGLPLLNIVPNPIALKQYGIDIATIQDVVSTAMNGQVAGKIFEGDKRFDLVVRLPDYLRSDLNALKLLSIPLPSKTKNEQPDRIPLKEVADIDVTYGPNQISRENGKRKIIISANVRDRDLGSFVKEVQALTESKIKLPTGYWIDYGGTFQQLISAQERLMIVVPIALLSVFILLFVAFNSALTALIIFTGVPLALTGGVAGLWLRGMPFSISAGVGFIALSGVAVLNGLVMIAFIKKLQNEGKMLDDAIIEGALTRTRAILTTALVASLGFLPMAINIGAGSEVQKPLATVVIGGIISSTLLTLLVLPAIYKVLNKTLKKGTGLARDSHAKLLKDKFSPK, from the coding sequence ATGCTGAATTCAATTTTACATTTTTCGATTATACACCGCTGGTTAGTACTACTTGGCATCTTAGGTTTATCAGCCTTAGGTATATATAAATTTAATCAATTCCCTATTGATGCGGTTCCTGATATAACGAATATTCAAGTTCAAGTGAATACTGCGGCACAAGGATATTCGCCCTTAGAAGTTGAACAACGAATTACTTTTCCTGTTGAGACTGCCTTAGCAGGCTTGCCTAAACTTGAATACACTCGTTCAATCTCACGCTATGGTCTTTCTCAAGTCACCGTAGTCTTTAAAGAAAAAACGGATATCTATTTCGCTCGGCAACTTATTACTGAAAGACTACAACAGCTCAAAAATGAATTACCTACTGGCATTGAACCTACACTAGGCCCTATTTCAACAGGCCTTGGTGAAATATTTATGTATGTTGTTGAAGCATTGCCGAATGCTAAAAACGCTGATGGAAAGCCATATACTCCTATGGATTTACGAACACTTCAAGATTGGGTAATTCGTCCCCAGTTACGTAACGTTAAAGGCGTCATTGAAGTAAATACTATCGGTGGATATGAGAAGCAATTACATATTTTACCGGATCTCAACAAGTTATTGTCTTACGATTTAACAATATCAGATGTCATCAGCGCATTGGAAAAAAATAACAGTAATGTGGGCGCTGGGTATATTGAAAAAAATGGCGAACAGTATCTCATACGTGTTCCTGGGCAAGTAAAGAATATTGATGGAATTGAGAATGTTTCGATTGACAATCGGGAAGAGATCACTATCAAAATAAAAGATATTGCCACCGTTGAACTAGGATATCCTCTAAGAACTGGAGCTGCAACTCAAAACGGACAGGAGATTGTTCTTGGTACTGTAATGATGCTTATCGGCGAGAATAGCAAAGAAGTCTCAACTGAAGTGGCCGAAAAACTTAAACAAATTAATCGAAATTTACCTGATGGTGTTATCGCAAAGGAAGTTTATAACCGTACTATCTTAGTAGACAAAACGATTGGAACAGTCACCAAAAACCTAGTTGAAGGTGCAATACTCGTCATTGTTATTTTATCTTTGTTATTAGGGAATTTTAGAGCAGCATTAATTACTGCAGCGATTATTCCAATTTCAATGCTTATGACAATTACTGGCATGGTAGCAAATAAAGTATCAGGTAACCTTATGAGCCTTGGTGCATTAGATTTTGGTCTCATTGTTGATGGTGCAGTTATTATCGTTGAAAATTGTATACGTCGATTAAGTATCGCACAAAAGGACAGTGGCGCACCTCTTAGCAAACAACAACGATTTGATCTAGTTTCATCTGCTACTGCGGAAGTAATTAAACCAAGTATATTTGGCATCATCATTATTACAGTGGTCTATATACCGATATTTTCTCTAACAGGAATTGAAGGCAAGATGTTTCATCCTATGGCATTCACAGTTGTCATGGCTTTATTATCATCTCTCATTTTATGCCTTACTTTTGTCCCTGCAAGCATTGCTTTGTTTATGACAGGACGTGTCAGTGAAGAAGAAAATATTATTATTAAAAGTTTCAAGAAACTATATTCGCCAGCTTTACATTGGTCTTTGAAACGTCCGCTGAGTGTTATTCTAGCATCAGTCATTATTTTTATAATTAGTGTTTTTGGATTTTTAAGCTTGGGCAGAGAGTTTATGCCCAACTTAGAAGAAGGTGACATCGCTTTACATGCTATGAGAATTCCTGGAACGAGCCTATCTCAATCAGTTGAAATGCAGGCAAATGTCGAATTGGCCATCAAGTCCATACCGGAAGTGAAGGAAATTTTTGGGAAAATTGGAACAGCCGATATTGCGACTGATCCAATGCCACCTAGTGTTGCGGATACCTACGTGATGCTAAAGCCAAGAAATGAATGGCCCGATCCAAAAAAATCAAAAGAGCAGCTAATTAGGGAAATGGAAGGTGTTCTAAAAAATGTTCCTGGAAATAATTATGAATTTTCACAACCAATTCAAATGCGTTTTAATGAGCTTATTTCTGGCGTCAGAAGCGATTTAGCAGTAAAGATTTTTGGAGATGATACTGATGAACTTTTGCAACTTGCTAAAGATGTAGAAGCTTTACTCAAACTTACCCCAGGCGCAAAAGATGTTAAGATAGAGCAAACAACGGGTTTGCCTCTTCTTAATATTGTTCCTAATCCGATTGCTCTAAAACAATACGGAATAGATATAGCCACTATTCAAGATGTTGTAAGTACAGCAATGAATGGCCAAGTTGCTGGAAAAATATTCGAAGGCGATAAGCGATTTGACTTGGTTGTTAGGCTGCCTGATTACTTAAGATCAGATCTTAATGCTTTGAAACTTTTATCTATTCCTTTACCGTCAAAAACTAAAAATGAACAGCCTGATCGAATCCCATTAAAAGAAGTCGCAGATATTGATGTAACATATGGTCCAAATCAAATAAGCAGAGAAAATGGCAAACGAAAAATTATTATTTCAGCAAATGTACGAGATAGAGACTTAGGTAGTTTCGTAAAAGAAGTACAAGCACTCACAGAATCTAAAATTAAATTGCCCACAGGTTATTGGATTGATTATGGTGGCACATTCCAACAGCTAATATCCGCTCAGGAACGATTAATGATTGTTGTACCTATTGCATTATTGTCTGTATTTATTTTGTTATTTGTTGCTTTCAACTCTGCCTTAACTGCACTTATTATTTTTACGGGCGTTCCACTTGCCTTAACGGGCGGGGTGGCTGGTCTTTGGCTCAGAGGTATGCCATTTTCCATTTCCGCAGGCGTTGGGTTTATTGCACTTTCAGGTGTTGCAGTATTAAATGGTCTAGTCATGATTGCATTCATAAAAAAACTACAAAACGAAGGAAAAATGCTTGATGACGCTATAATTGAAGGCGCATTGACCAGAACAAGAGCAATTCTTACCACTGCATTAGTCGCGAGTTTGGGTTTTCTGCCTATGGCAATAAATATAGGTGCCGGTTCAGAAGTTCAAAAGCCTCTTGCAACTGTTGTCATAGGTGGAATCATTTCATCAACCTTATTAACACTACTCGTACTTCCAGCAATTTATAAAGTTTTAAATAAAACGCTTAAAAAAGGCACTGGCCTTGCTCGAGATTCTCATGCCAAGCTGCTTAAAGATAAATTTTCGCCTAAGTAA
- a CDS encoding AAA family ATPase, with product MATKGLEKEAGIKSATVDACLLQWEQGRERLNKNDVLVIDEAGMLGTDKMNKLLGHANSEGAKVILVHDPEQFGAIEAGAPSRAIARRFGEAELTEVVRQRNPEMSRATYEFATQQTERALTRYEKLGALNMTAADEPIARRMMVEVWASERLEGKSQLMLAYTNDSVQALNQAAREVRIAAGEIEEGRAFTVAKGQRCFAKGDDVYFLKNDKHLGVQNGALGKIQSIEGSHFQIKANDDGRVIGLDIRHYNHLDHGYAATIYKAQGVTVNNAYVLASNYFDRHSTYVACTRHKDKLMVFGDQKEFKNRDMMMKTLSRECSKSMAVDYAQARWIKPQNKQDLKLNTNQISQKQLAQERLEIKNLKSYFPSKEFSFAWAYERFRGWLQGVIQLSDKRQMLCLTKNNNMKLVPYHSQLENFLGKEVNILLDKKGGINKCSVIDKIDGISKQHDVLDGGVTKTQQYNLIDLKIEDYVLSGKAFIDNDLEI from the coding sequence ATAGCGACCAAGGGTTTAGAAAAAGAAGCAGGGATAAAAAGTGCCACCGTGGACGCATGCTTATTGCAATGGGAACAGGGAAGGGAGCGATTAAACAAAAACGATGTGTTAGTAATTGATGAAGCTGGCATGCTTGGCACAGATAAGATGAATAAACTATTAGGGCACGCCAATAGTGAAGGTGCCAAAGTCATCTTAGTGCACGATCCAGAGCAGTTCGGCGCCATCGAAGCGGGCGCCCCTTCACGGGCGATAGCTAGACGATTTGGAGAAGCCGAATTAACCGAAGTGGTTCGTCAGCGAAACCCAGAAATGAGCCGTGCGACTTATGAATTTGCGACCCAGCAAACTGAAAGAGCTTTAACCCGTTATGAGAAACTGGGCGCACTCAATATGACCGCTGCGGATGAGCCAATTGCTAGGCGAATGATGGTAGAGGTCTGGGCCAGTGAGCGGTTGGAAGGCAAATCACAATTAATGCTGGCCTATACAAATGATAGCGTTCAGGCTTTAAATCAGGCTGCCAGAGAAGTTCGAATTGCTGCTGGTGAAATAGAAGAGGGGAGGGCGTTTACAGTAGCCAAAGGTCAGCGCTGCTTTGCTAAGGGGGATGATGTTTATTTTCTGAAGAACGACAAGCACCTGGGGGTTCAAAACGGTGCACTTGGGAAGATTCAGTCCATTGAGGGAAGTCATTTTCAGATCAAGGCTAATGATGATGGCCGGGTCATAGGATTAGATATCAGGCATTATAATCATCTAGACCACGGTTATGCTGCGACCATTTATAAAGCCCAAGGTGTCACTGTTAATAATGCTTATGTATTGGCTTCAAACTATTTTGATCGCCACTCTACCTATGTTGCTTGTACACGGCATAAAGACAAGCTTATGGTGTTTGGCGACCAAAAAGAGTTTAAAAACCGAGACATGATGATGAAAACATTAAGTCGAGAGTGCTCAAAGAGCATGGCAGTAGACTATGCCCAGGCTAGATGGATTAAGCCCCAAAACAAACAGGACCTAAAATTAAACACTAATCAAATTTCACAGAAACAATTAGCACAGGAAAGACTTGAGATAAAAAATCTCAAATCATATTTTCCCAGCAAGGAATTTTCTTTTGCTTGGGCCTATGAACGCTTTAGAGGGTGGTTACAAGGGGTTATTCAATTAAGCGATAAGCGCCAAATGCTGTGTTTAACTAAAAATAATAATATGAAATTGGTGCCATATCATTCGCAGCTAGAAAATTTTCTTGGAAAAGAGGTGAATATTTTGCTTGATAAGAAAGGGGGTATTAATAAATGCTCTGTTATAGATAAAATTGATGGTATATCGAAGCAACATGATGTCTTAGATGGGGGGGTGACAAAAACACAACAATATAATTTGATTGATCTGAAAATTGAAGATTATGTTTTATCTGGTAAAGCTTTCATTGATAATGATCTTGAAATTTAA
- a CDS encoding CusA/CzcA family heavy metal efflux RND transporter: MIESTIKWSIKNRHLVLLVSFLILLAGIYAIKNTAVDAIPDLSDVQVIIRTTFPGQAPQVVEDQVTFPITSAMLSVPGAVTVRGESSFGDSFVYVIFKDGTDLYWARSRVLEYLNQASSKLPANARASLGPDATGVGWVYEYALVDRTGKHDLSQLRSIQDWFLKYELQKIPGVAEVAPIGGMVRQYQISLDPNRLRAFNLTLQQVTDAVQKGNQEVGGSSIEMGEAEYFVRSEGYLKSIRDIEQLPISLNKNGVPILLKDVATVQLGPQIRRGIAELNGQGEVVGGIIVMRYGQNAMETIQNVKKRLNEIKSSLPKGVEIVETYDRANLIQRAVATLYDKLIEEFVVVSLICMIFLFHLRSSLVVVISLPMGILIALIIMHLQGINANIMSLGGIAIAIGVMVDAAIVMIENAHKHLEHEKQIQDRWEIIQQSAIEVGPALFFSLLIVTVSFLPVFTLQAQEGRLFIPLAYTKTYAMAGAAILSITLVPVLMGYLIKGKIKPEQSTPLNKALATVYRPILQTVLKFPKMVLGIAVILLIIGCWPLLHLGGEFMPEMDEGDLLYMPTTFPGISIGKAQQILQQTDKLIATVPEVKTVFGKIGRAETATDPAPLWMIETTIQFKPKSEWRKGMTIDKLRAELEERVKLPGLSNAWVMPIRTRIDMLATGIKTPVGLKIAGPNLNVIQSLGKQVEDLLKGIPGTVSAFAERVASARYINVEIDRLKIARYGLNIEDVQKIIEIAVGGMDIAQTIEGRERYPINIRYPREIRDSLEELRVLPIITSTGATIPLSEVARISIQEGPDTIKSENARLNGWIYVDIADRDIASYVSEAQQKIQQKIKFPAGYSLIWSGQYEYLERAKERLALVAPFTLAIIILLLYLNFRRFSEVILIVSAVPFALIGGIWLLYILGYHLSVAAGVGFIALAGIAAEIMVVKLIYLHQALKKRLALVEEEKRECTLEDIQAAITEGALLRLRPIMMTALAIIGGLLPIMLIGGTGSEVMRRIAAPMVGGMITATLLALIVLPAIYLVWQRYALRISASSF, from the coding sequence ATGATCGAAAGTACCATTAAATGGTCGATAAAGAATCGCCATTTGGTGTTGCTTGTTAGTTTTTTGATACTATTGGCCGGTATATATGCGATTAAGAACACGGCAGTGGATGCTATACCGGATTTATCTGATGTGCAGGTCATTATCCGTACTACATTTCCCGGTCAAGCCCCGCAAGTAGTCGAAGATCAAGTCACTTTTCCTATTACTTCCGCGATGTTATCAGTTCCAGGCGCGGTAACAGTGAGAGGTGAGTCCAGCTTCGGTGATTCTTTTGTATATGTCATCTTCAAGGATGGGACTGATCTTTATTGGGCGCGATCTCGGGTGCTCGAGTATCTCAATCAAGCGTCAAGTAAACTGCCAGCTAATGCTCGTGCGTCCTTGGGACCCGACGCAACGGGAGTGGGTTGGGTTTATGAATACGCGCTTGTCGATCGAACAGGCAAACATGACTTATCACAGCTGAGAAGCATCCAAGATTGGTTTTTAAAATATGAACTTCAGAAAATTCCTGGAGTAGCAGAAGTGGCTCCAATAGGTGGTATGGTACGCCAGTATCAGATTTCCTTAGATCCAAATAGATTGCGTGCTTTCAATTTAACTTTACAGCAAGTCACCGACGCCGTACAAAAAGGCAACCAAGAAGTAGGCGGCTCATCCATAGAAATGGGCGAGGCAGAATATTTTGTACGCTCTGAAGGTTATTTAAAATCAATAAGGGACATCGAGCAACTTCCTATTAGCTTAAATAAAAATGGGGTTCCAATTCTATTGAAAGACGTTGCTACCGTGCAGCTTGGCCCTCAAATCCGTCGTGGCATTGCTGAGTTAAACGGGCAAGGTGAAGTCGTTGGCGGTATTATTGTGATGCGTTATGGCCAAAACGCTATGGAGACTATTCAAAACGTAAAAAAACGTTTGAATGAAATTAAATCAAGTCTTCCAAAAGGAGTCGAAATTGTCGAGACTTATGACCGTGCAAATCTTATTCAACGCGCCGTAGCAACTTTATATGACAAATTAATTGAAGAATTTGTTGTTGTTTCGTTAATTTGCATGATTTTTCTTTTTCATCTTCGATCTTCCTTAGTCGTTGTCATTAGCCTTCCTATGGGTATTTTGATTGCGCTAATTATTATGCATTTGCAGGGAATAAACGCCAATATCATGTCCTTGGGCGGAATTGCCATCGCGATTGGCGTGATGGTAGATGCAGCCATCGTCATGATTGAAAATGCACACAAACATCTTGAGCATGAGAAACAAATTCAAGATAGGTGGGAAATCATACAACAATCAGCCATAGAGGTAGGCCCTGCCCTGTTCTTTTCTTTGCTTATTGTCACTGTAAGCTTCTTACCAGTTTTTACATTGCAGGCACAAGAAGGTCGTTTGTTTATACCTCTTGCGTATACTAAAACTTACGCTATGGCAGGAGCAGCCATTCTGTCAATAACGTTAGTACCTGTTCTAATGGGTTATTTAATTAAAGGCAAGATTAAACCTGAACAATCAACCCCTCTCAATAAGGCATTGGCCACAGTATACAGACCTATACTACAAACCGTTTTAAAGTTTCCCAAAATGGTCTTGGGGATTGCCGTCATATTGCTCATAATCGGTTGTTGGCCTCTGTTGCATCTCGGTGGGGAATTTATGCCCGAAATGGATGAAGGTGATCTCTTGTATATGCCAACTACTTTTCCCGGTATATCCATTGGAAAAGCCCAACAAATTTTGCAGCAGACAGATAAGCTGATTGCAACTGTCCCTGAAGTAAAAACTGTATTCGGCAAGATTGGACGTGCAGAAACTGCAACAGATCCTGCCCCTTTATGGATGATTGAGACCACGATTCAATTCAAGCCTAAAAGTGAATGGCGTAAAGGTATGACAATCGATAAGCTACGTGCGGAGTTAGAAGAGCGCGTTAAGCTGCCTGGTTTATCTAATGCGTGGGTTATGCCCATTCGAACTAGAATTGATATGTTGGCCACAGGAATAAAAACTCCTGTGGGTTTAAAAATTGCAGGCCCTAATTTAAACGTCATTCAGTCCCTGGGCAAGCAAGTTGAAGATCTGCTTAAAGGTATACCTGGCACTGTTTCAGCTTTTGCGGAACGTGTAGCAAGCGCCCGCTACATTAATGTTGAAATTGACCGCCTGAAAATAGCCAGATATGGTCTTAATATTGAAGACGTTCAAAAAATAATCGAAATTGCGGTGGGTGGAATGGATATCGCTCAAACTATAGAAGGTAGAGAACGTTATCCTATTAATATTCGCTACCCTCGAGAAATTCGTGATTCATTAGAGGAACTGAGAGTACTTCCGATAATCACCTCTACCGGAGCAACGATCCCTTTGAGTGAAGTGGCGCGAATCAGTATTCAGGAAGGACCGGATACGATTAAAAGTGAAAACGCGAGGCTTAATGGGTGGATATATGTTGATATTGCGGATCGTGATATCGCTTCTTATGTAAGTGAAGCACAACAAAAAATACAACAGAAAATAAAATTTCCTGCGGGCTATTCCTTAATTTGGTCAGGCCAATACGAATATTTGGAGCGTGCAAAAGAACGCTTGGCTTTAGTGGCTCCCTTCACATTAGCAATCATTATTTTACTGCTTTATTTAAATTTCCGAAGATTTTCTGAGGTTATACTCATTGTGTCAGCGGTACCCTTTGCGCTAATTGGTGGAATTTGGCTTCTCTACATTTTAGGTTATCACCTATCCGTTGCCGCCGGAGTGGGTTTCATTGCGCTTGCTGGAATTGCCGCTGAAATTATGGTTGTGAAACTCATTTATCTGCATCAAGCACTTAAAAAACGTTTAGCCCTTGTGGAGGAAGAAAAAAGGGAATGTACCCTTGAAGATATTCAAGCGGCCATTACTGAAGGAGCTTTATTGCGCCTTAGGCCCATTATGATGACTGCATTAGCCATTATTGGTGGTCTATTACCCATTATGCTCATCGGTGGTACGGGATCAGAAGTTATGCGCAGAATTGCTGCCCCCATGGTTGGGGGGATGATTACCGCAACGCTATTGGCCCTTATTGTACTTCCTGCGATTTATTTGGTATGGCAACGTTATGCGCTTCGAATTTCAGCTTCTTCATTTTAA